From Triticum aestivum cultivar Chinese Spring chromosome 4A, IWGSC CS RefSeq v2.1, whole genome shotgun sequence, a single genomic window includes:
- the LOC123085136 gene encoding cytochrome P450 94B3: MAIALAACFLLIPLFSLGAVFVLRAWRLDKKAPAQRTPRTRPYPLLGHLPQFLANRHRVLDWLTEVLALLPTCTLVFRRPGGVRGVITANPTNLEHIMRASFDNYPKGPRFAALLHDFLGRGIFNADGEAWRAQRKAASYEFNTRSLRLFVARSVHSELHGRLLPLLRRFAGSGRQLDLQDTLERYAFDNICRVAFDHDPSQLPDGDGARPEVESAATASSSFADAFRDAANLSAGRFQYAVPGFWMIKKALNLGSERRLRESIAMVHGFADRIIRSRREEMDVGCEKHDLLSRFMVSQGESYTETALRDVVISFLLAGRETTSSALTWFFWLLSSRPDVERRIRDEVAAVRARRAIGDLGRAGFDLDELREMHYVHAAITESMRLYPPVPVNFLRAEAADVLPDGTAVGAGWFVAYNSYAMGRMESVWGEDARAYRPERWLDPAEGTFRPESPFRYMAFHAGPRICLGKEMAYIQMKSIVACVLEEFELAVDGAYRPRQVTSLTLRMADGLPVRVKARVN; encoded by the coding sequence ATGGCAATCGCACTGGCAGCCTGCTTCCTCCTGATACCGCTCTTCTCCCTCGGCGCAGTCTTCGTCCTCCGTGCGTGGAGACTCGACAAGAAGGCGCCGGCGCAGCGCACGCCGAGGACGCGGCCGTACCCGCTGCTCGGACACCTGCCGCAGTTCCTGGCGAACCGGCACCGCGTGCTGGACTGGCTCACCGAGGTGCTCGCGCTCCTGCCAACCTGCACGCTCGTGTTCCGCCGGCCCGGCGGCGTCCGAGGCGTCATCACCGCCAACCCGACCAACCTGGAGCACATCATGCGCGCCAGCTTCGACAACTACCCCAAGGGCCCGCGCTTCGCGGCGCTGCTCCACGACTTCCTCGGCCGGGGCATCTTCAACGCCgacggcgaggcgtggcgcgcgcagCGGAAGGCCGCCAGCTACGAGTTCAACACGCGCTCGCTGCGCCTCTTCGTGGCGCGAAGCGTGCACAGCGAGCTCCACGGCAGGCTCCTCCCGCTCCTGCGCCGTTTCGCCGGCTCCGGCCGCCAGCTCGACCTCCAGGACACGCTCGAGCGGTACGCGTTCGATAATATCTGCCGCGTCGCCTTCGACCACGACCCCAGCCAGCTCCCGGACGGAGACGGCGCTCGCCCAGAAGTCGAGAGCGCCGCGACAGCGAGCAGCAGCTTCGCCGACGCGTTCCGGGACGCGGCCAATCTCAGCGCGGGCAGGTTCCAGTACGCCGTCCCAGGATTCTGGATGATCAAGAAGGCGCTCAATCTGGGCTCCGAGCGGCGGTTGCGCGAGTCAATTGCCATGGTGCACGGCTTCGCCGATCGCATCATACGGTCGCGGCGGGAGGAGATGGACGTGGGCTGCGAGAAGCACGACTTGCTATCGAGGTTCATGGTGAGCCAGGGCGAGAGCTACACCGAGACGGCCCTCCGCGATGTAGTGATCAGCTTCCTCCTCGCGGGGCGGGAAACGACGTCCTCGGCGCTCACCTGGTTCTTCTGGCTGTTGTCCTCGCGCCCGGACGTGGAGCGCCGCATCCGCGACGAGGTCGCCGCCGTGCGCGCCCGCCGAGCGATCGGTGACCTCGGCAGAGCCGGGTTCGATCTCGACGAGCTGAGGGAGATGCACTACGTGCACGCGGCCATCACGGAGTCGATGCGGCTGTACCCGCCGGTGCCGGTGAACTTTCTGCGGGCGGAGGCCGCCGACGTCCTGCCGGACGGCACGGCGGTGGGGGCAGGTTGGTTCGTGGCGTACAACTCGTACGCAATGGGGAGGATGGAGTCCGTGTGGGGCGAGGACGCGCGGGCGTACCGGCCGGAGCGGTGGCTGGACCCGGCGGAGGGGACGTTCCGGCCGGAGAGCCCGTTCCGATACATGGCGTTCCACGCGGGGCCGAGGATCTGCCTCGGGAAGGAGATGGCCTACATCCAGATGAAGTCTATCGTGGCATGCGTGCTGGAAGAGTTCGAGCTCGCCGTGGACGGCGCATACCGGCCGCGGCAGGTGACCTCGCTGACGTTGCGGATGGCGGACGGGCTCCCGGTGAGGGTGAAGGCTAGAGTGAATTGA